GGCTTCACACAATCCCGGGAAGGGATGGCAACACCCGGCGCCAGTCCTCGGAGTATGCCGTCAAACACTCCTCAAGTTAAGGTGTTGTTTCAGCAAGACCCCAGACCCCGGTCAAAGTCTCCAACGCCTCGGCAATCAGCGGTTCATCCTGCCGGTCACGATGCCAGATGAAACTCAGGGCACAGGGCAACTGGACCCCTTCCACGACCACCAGCCCCCTTTCCTGGCGCTCGGCCATGGCCAGTGCGTCCCTGGCGAGGCTGAGGCCTACTCCGGCCCGGACCAGGTCCAGCATGCAGGCCTCCTGATCGACCTGGGCGACGCCGCGGGGCGCCAGGCCCAGCGGGTCCAGGATGCCCTTGAGCAACCGGTGATGAACGGAGTTCTCGGGTGTGACAATCCAGGGCATGGCGGCCAGCTCGGGCCATTCGTTCGACACAATCCGTTGCCCCCAGCCTGCCGGAGCAATGACATAATAGTGAAAGCCGGTCAGCTCCCGATGGGCCACTTCAGGCGCCAGCACACCCGGGCCGGCTCCGGGCGGGGCCAGGAAAAAACCAACGTCCAGGCGGCCATCCCGGACCTGCTCCAGAACACTGCCACTCATCCCCTGCCGCAGTTCCGTTTCCAGTTGGGGCGCGCGCTCCACCAGCCGGTGCAGGAACGCGCCCAGGCGAATGAACTCGGGGTCGACAATAGTGCCGATCCTGAGTCGTCCTCGCAGGGTGCTGTGCAATGCCCGGGCGCTCTGTTCGAACGCCGACATGGTCGCCAGTGCTTTTTCTGCCGAAGGCAGCAGGGCCTGGCCGTCTGGTGTGAGGACCAGGCCCTGGGGTTTGCGCAGGAACAACTTCAGGTCCAGCTCATCCTGCAGTTGCTTGAGCTTCAAGCTTACCGCCGGCTGTGTCAGGTGAAGGCGGGCCGCAGCGCGGGAGACACTTCCTTCCCGAGCAACCATAACGAAAGCCCGCAGGCTCTGGAGGGGATGCATAGAACGCCTCATTGGCACCAAATTGATATAAGAATAACTTATATCGTGCTTTTAGAAATCTCAATTGCTTTAGCCTCTGATCCACTCTAGCCTTATGGTTAAAATTCCACCAATATCGACAAGAATCCGGACCGAACCCATTTCCTGGCACTTCCAAAAGGTTTCACGCGAAAAATACAGAGGCAACCATGACCACGGCAACCATCCAGCATTATATCAATGGCGAAATATCTGCAGGCACGTCCAGCCAGTCCCAGGACGTGTCCAATCCGGCCACTGGCCAGATCACCGGTCAGGTTGCCCTTGCCAATCGTGCGGATGTGAATGCCGCCGTCGCGGCAGCCGATGCGGCCTTCCCGGCGTGGGCCGATACCCCGCCGATCCGTCGCGCGCGGGTGATGTTCAGGTTCCTGGAACTGCTGAACCAGCACAAGGACGACCTGGCCCGGGC
Above is a genomic segment from Marinobacter panjinensis containing:
- a CDS encoding LysR family transcriptional regulator; the protein is MHPLQSLRAFVMVAREGSVSRAAARLHLTQPAVSLKLKQLQDELDLKLFLRKPQGLVLTPDGQALLPSAEKALATMSAFEQSARALHSTLRGRLRIGTIVDPEFIRLGAFLHRLVERAPQLETELRQGMSGSVLEQVRDGRLDVGFFLAPPGAGPGVLAPEVAHRELTGFHYYVIAPAGWGQRIVSNEWPELAAMPWIVTPENSVHHRLLKGILDPLGLAPRGVAQVDQEACMLDLVRAGVGLSLARDALAMAERQERGLVVVEGVQLPCALSFIWHRDRQDEPLIAEALETLTGVWGLAETTP